A single window of Loxodonta africana isolate mLoxAfr1 chromosome 10, mLoxAfr1.hap2, whole genome shotgun sequence DNA harbors:
- the LOC135232518 gene encoding olfactory receptor 11G2-like produces MKIFNTPNNSGTVTGFILLGFPCPREGQVLLFVLFSGVYLLTLMGNGSIICAVCWDWKLHTPMYILLANFSFLEICYVTSTVPNMLASFLSETKVISFSGCFLQFYFFSSLGSTECFFLAVMAFDRYLAICQSLHYPTVMTGRLCTNLVVSCWILDFLWFPVPIIIISQMSFCGSRIIDHFLCDPGPLLALTCPRAPVIEFLWMILSSLLSFIPLLSIMGSYALVLRAVLRVPSASGRRKAFSTCGSHLAVVSLFYGSVMVMYLSPTSKHESGMQKIVTLFYSAGTPLINPVIYSLRNKDMKYALQKFLGT; encoded by the coding sequence ATGAAAATCTTCAACACCCCCAACAACTCCGGCACCGTCACTGGCTTCATCCTCTTGGGCTTCCCCTGCCCCAGGGAGGGTCAGGTCCTCCTCTTTGTGCTCTTCTCTGGTGTCTACCTTCTGACCCTCATGGGGAATGGTTCCATCATCTGTGCTGTGTGCTGGGATTGGAAACTCCATACACCCATGTACATTCTACTTGCCAACTTCTCCTTCCTGGAGATCTGCTATGTCACCTCTACCGTCCCCAATATGTTGGCCAGCTTCCTCTCTGAGACCAAGGTCATCTCCTTCTCTGGGTGCTTTCTGCAGTTCTATTTCTTTTCCTCCCTGGGGTCTACAGAATGCTTTTTCTTAGCAGTTATGGCATTTGATCGTTACCTTGCCATCTGCCAGTCATTGCATTACCCCACTGTTATGACTGGACGTCTCTGCACCAATCTTGTGGTCAGCTGCTGGATACTTGATTTCCTCTGGTTCCCGGTCCCTATCATCATCATCTCCCAGATGTCCTTCTGTGGATCTAGGATTATAGATCACTTCCTGTGTGACCCAGGTCCTCTGTTGGCACTCACCTGTCCCAGAGCCCCGGTGATAGAGTTCCTCTGGATGATTTTAAGTTCTCTGCTCTCATTTATTCCTCTCCTCTCTATCATGGGGTCCTATGCTCTGGTTCTGAGAGCTGTATTGAGGGTCCCTTCAGCATCTGGACGAAGAAAGGCCTTCTCCACTTGTGGATCCCATTTGGCTGTGGTTTCACTCTTCTATGGTTCAGTGATGGTCATGTATCTGAGCCCAACATCCAAGCATGAATCTGGAATGCAGAAGATTGTGACCCTGTTTTATTCTGCAGGAACCCCACTCATTAATCCTgtgatctacagtctgaggaacaaAGATATGAAATATGCTCTGCAGAAATTTCTTggaacataa